The sequence AGATCCGGTACTTTTTGTCTTCCCCCTGGAAACACCATTTCAGGTTATTTGAGTTCACGCGCATTGAGGCCGTCGAAGCTGAACCCTTTGTGACCGTCGTCCCCGAACCGTCGCAGGCGCGGACATTCATCGGCGTTGCCGGATCGAGATCTGCAATTGTGACGCTCACGGTCGGCGGCGCGAATCTTGTCGCGCACGTCGCGGCCCGGTGATTTTCAGGCGCATCAAGAAAGATATTGTAGCCTTCGAACTTGTTTTGAGCTGCAACGGTAGCCGCCGTCATCGCGACGGACAGGATTAGAAATAGTAGTTTTTTCCGCATATTCAATTATTATCTCTCACTTCGGATGGTTCACCAAAAACGACGCCGGAGATTCGAAGCCGCAGGCGCGCGGAAGGTTCGCCGCGTTGTCGTTACTTTCGAATGGTTCACATCAGGCGCCGAACCGGGAACCTTGATTCGCCCCTCACCACGACCGAAAACTCAAAAGTAGGACATTTGTAACAACCCGACCGGCGTCGGATGATACGATTATGAATCTTGAAGTAAAAGTAAATATTCGAACATTATGGAAATCACATTAGGGTTGATCGGCGTGATCGTCTGCGGTCTCTTGCTTCGTGTGCCGTTCGTTGCGCTGGTCGAATCTGTGTCGAGCGGAAGCGAGATCAAGTATCAGATCGCGAATGCGCATTTGATGTTCAATATCCTCGGAGTCCTTGGTTCTGTCGGACTCATCCCTTTTGTGGAGAGGCTTTTGAACTACCTGCTTCCCGACGTCGATGCTGATCCTGCAACCGAACTTAGTCCGGCCTGAACATTGAGCAACGAGAATCGACCGGAGTCCGTTCCGTGCGGACTCCGGTTCGATTGTTTATACTCAATCACACTGCACAAACTAGATTTGCGAAAACTACAAATAATATGAGCAACTTGGTACGGGCATATGCGGCCGCGGAACCGCGAGGGAAGTTTGATCGTTTTGATTTCGACGCCGGGGAACTCGGCTCCGAACAGGTCGAGATCCAAGTGCATTCGTGCGGGATCTGCCATTCCGATCTGTCGATGCTGAACAACGATTGGGGAATCACGCAGTATCCGTTTGTCGGCGGTCACGAAGCCGTCGGAGAGATCGTCGCCGTCGGCAGCTATGCAAAAGGCGTCGCGGTCGGCGACAAGGTCGGTCTTGGGTGGAATTCCGGAAGTTGCAATTGCTGCGATCAATGCCTGAACGGCTATCAGATCAACTGCCGCAAACTGGAACAGACGATCGTCGCGCGTCACGGTGGATTCGCCGAACGCCTGCGATGCAACTGGGAATGGGCAGTGAAACTGCCTGACGCTCTCGATCTGTCAAAGGCCGGACCGCTGTTCTGCGGCGGAATCACAGTGTTCAACCCTTTCGTTCAACTCGGCATTAAACCGACGGACAAGGTCGGCGTCGTCGGAATCGGCGGTCTGGGACATCTCGCGCTGCAGTTCGCGGACAAATGGGGTTGCGAGGTTACGGCGTTCACATCCAACGCCTCGAAAACCGAAGAACTCAAAAAGCTCGGGGCGGACTTTGTCGTCGGCACTCGCGACGATGAAGCGCTTGCGTCGCTCGCGGGCAAATTCGATATGATCCTCGTGACTGTCAATGTTTCGCTGAACTGGGATCTTTATTTCAACGCGCTCGCGCCAAAAGGCATCCTGCACGTCGTCGGTGCGGTCCTCGAACCGATACCGGTCGGAGCATTTTCGCTCATAATGAACCAAAAAAGTCTGAGCGGAACGGCGACCGGTAGTCCCGGCGTGGTCGCCAAAATGCTTGAATTCTGCGCGCGCCACAAGATCGAGACGGTCACCGAAAAATTCCCTATGTCGCGCATCAACGAAGCGTTCGAACATCTCGAAAGCGGCAAGGCACGCTATCGGATCGTGCTCGAGAACGACTTCAATTAGAGGTGTTTGACATTTGTAACCGGACAGGTTACAGTTTATTCGGTTTTGCGGAATAAAACCATCGGCGGTTATAATAAACGTCATATTCATAGGAGATATCAAATGGGAAATTTTACAAATGCAATTAGCGATTCGAACTTTCAAACGGATGTTTTGGGTTCGGATCAGCCGGTCTTGGTCGACTTTTGGGCTGAATGGTGCGGTCCGTGCCGCGTCATCGCACCGACGGTAGATGCGGTCGCCGAACAGTTTGAGGGCAAGGCTAAGGTCTTCAAGATGGACGTTGACGAGAACATCAACGTTCCGCAGCGTTACGGAATCCGCGGAATCCCGACGCTGATCCTTTTCAAGAACGGCGAAGAGCAGGAACGCTACGTCGGCGGCAACATCAGCCGCGAGAAACTCGCCGAAATGGTTGGAAAATACGTCTAGTTTTGTTTGCCGCGAGGTATCACGAATTTCACGAATCGTTGGGTTCGTGAAATTCGTTTTGTTTGTGGCAGAGATCCAAATATGAAAGCAATTGTTGTTTCGGAATTTGGTCCTCCCGAGGTGATGAAGCTTACGAACGTCGACACTCCGAAGGTCGGCGACTCGCAGATTCTCGTTCGTGTCGAGGCCGCCGGTGTAAATCCGGTCGATACGTACATCCGCTCGGGCCTTCACGCGATACGGCCGACGTTGCCGTTCACGCCGGGAAAAGACGGCGCCGGGATCGTCGAAGCGGTCGGTGCGGCGGTCGTGGACTTCAAACCCGGTGATCGCGTATATCTCGCCGGCGCGGTGACGGGAACATACGCGGAATTCGCATTGTGCGAAGCGTCACAGGTTCACGCCTTGCCGGACAACGTCGATTTCGATGAGGGCGCGGGTGTTTTCGTCCCGTACGCAACCGCTTGGCGCGGATTGTTTGAAAAGGCAAATGCCCGTCCGGGCGAGACCGTTTTGATTCACGGAGCGTCGGGCGGAGTCGGCATCGCGGCGATTCAGTGGGCGAAACACGCGGGCTTGACGGTCCTCGGGACGGCGAGTTCGGAGGAAGGCAAGAGCCTCGCGAAACAGCAGGGAGCCGACTTCGTCTTCGATCACACAAGCGAGAGTTATCTCGATGAGATTCTCGCGGCCACCGGCGGCAAAGGTGTCGACATTGTTCTCGAAATGCTTGCTAACGTCAATCTGGTCAAGGACTTCGAAGTCTTGAGAATGTTCGGCCGGATCGTCGTTATCGGAAACCGCGGAAGCCTCGACTTCAACCCGCGCCTGACGATGGGCAAAGACGCGAGCATTCTCGGACTCTCGTTGTTCAACGCCAAGCCGGAAACGATGTCAGCGATCCACGTCGCGATCTACGAGGGTCTGCAAAAGGGATATCTGAAGCCGGTCGTCGGCAAACGCCTGAAACTCGATGACGCAGCGCAGGCGCATCACGATGTAATCGAACACAAGGCCTTCGGGAAGATCGTCCTTGTTAACTGAGAACTGAGAAGTGAGAGCTGAGAATGGAGAACTTCGAACTTGGAACTGAGAAATGAGAAGTGAGAAGTGAGAACTGAGAAGTGAGAAGTGAGAAGTGAGAAGTGAGAAATGAGAAATGAGAAGTGAGAAGTGAGAAGTGAGAAGTGAGAAGTGAGAAGTGAGAAGTGAGATCTTGGAACTGAGAAATGATAAATGAGAACTGAGAGGTGAGAAAGGAGAACGGAGAACGGAGAACCGAGATGATTTCTCAATTCTCACTCTTCAGCCCTTACTTCTCAGATCTCACTTATCAGTTCTCCATTCTCCATTCTCCGTTCTCAGTTCCAAGTTCCAAGTTCCAAGTTCCAAGTTCCCAGTTCTCAGTTCTCAGTTCTCAGTTACAAATGCTTATGTCCGCCGAAAAATACGTTGAAATCATTATGCGCGACGAAATGTCGATGATTGCCGCCGAACAGACGACAGTTTATGAGGCCGCGCGAATCGAGAGGCTCTACAAGTTCCACGACGGCGCGATAATGCGATACGAGTGGCAGGACTCATCGATCGTCGGCGACCGGTTCAATCATCGATTTTCGTTGGT is a genomic window of Acidobacteriota bacterium containing:
- a CDS encoding NAD(P)-dependent alcohol dehydrogenase, yielding MSNLVRAYAAAEPRGKFDRFDFDAGELGSEQVEIQVHSCGICHSDLSMLNNDWGITQYPFVGGHEAVGEIVAVGSYAKGVAVGDKVGLGWNSGSCNCCDQCLNGYQINCRKLEQTIVARHGGFAERLRCNWEWAVKLPDALDLSKAGPLFCGGITVFNPFVQLGIKPTDKVGVVGIGGLGHLALQFADKWGCEVTAFTSNASKTEELKKLGADFVVGTRDDEALASLAGKFDMILVTVNVSLNWDLYFNALAPKGILHVVGAVLEPIPVGAFSLIMNQKSLSGTATGSPGVVAKMLEFCARHKIETVTEKFPMSRINEAFEHLESGKARYRIVLENDFN
- the trxA gene encoding thioredoxin; protein product: MGNFTNAISDSNFQTDVLGSDQPVLVDFWAEWCGPCRVIAPTVDAVAEQFEGKAKVFKMDVDENINVPQRYGIRGIPTLILFKNGEEQERYVGGNISREKLAEMVGKYV
- a CDS encoding NADPH:quinone reductase, which codes for MKAIVVSEFGPPEVMKLTNVDTPKVGDSQILVRVEAAGVNPVDTYIRSGLHAIRPTLPFTPGKDGAGIVEAVGAAVVDFKPGDRVYLAGAVTGTYAEFALCEASQVHALPDNVDFDEGAGVFVPYATAWRGLFEKANARPGETVLIHGASGGVGIAAIQWAKHAGLTVLGTASSEEGKSLAKQQGADFVFDHTSESYLDEILAATGGKGVDIVLEMLANVNLVKDFEVLRMFGRIVVIGNRGSLDFNPRLTMGKDASILGLSLFNAKPETMSAIHVAIYEGLQKGYLKPVVGKRLKLDDAAQAHHDVIEHKAFGKIVLVN